In Acidobacteriota bacterium, the genomic stretch GAAATATTCCGCGAGCCCCGAGTTGTCCGGAGCCACCCCGGCGAGGCGCCCGAGGGCGCTCCGGGCGGCGCCGGGGTCGAACCCGGCCCCCCGCACCAGCCGCACCGCCTCCCGGTCGGCCTCGAGTTCCAGCGAGCGGGAATACCCCTTCGCGAGCGCCTCGCGCAGGAGGAGGCCGACCCCGGAGAGACGCCGGGCGACCGCGTTGATGAGGGCCCCCGCCGTCAACTGGTCCCGCGCATGCCCGCGGATGACATGCCCGATCTCGTGCGCCAGGAAAAAAGCGATCTCGTCCCGCCGTCTCTCACACAGGTCGAGCAGCGGCGCCGTAATGAACACGAAGCCTCCAGGAAGCGCGTAGGCGTTGGCGACCGGCCCCCGAACCGCCCCGAAGCTGAAGCGGCGGCGCCCGTCCCCGACCGCGTCGGCGAGTTTCGCCCCGATCGATTCCACCAGTTCCCGGTCGCCTTCCGAAGCCCCGCCCGGGAACTGCGCCGCGAACTCCCGCGCGCATTCCCGCCCATATTCCCTCTCCGCCGCGAGCGCCTCCTCTTCCGTGCCCGAAGCCCACGCCATCATCCACCGGGCCTGGCGCACGGGCTTGCGGGCCTTCTCACCAAGCGCCTGCCCCATCCTGGGGAGGGTGCGAGCGCCGAACAGGATCAGGAGAATGAGGATCAGAATGAAAAGCGGCACGGCC encodes the following:
- a CDS encoding M48 family metalloprotease, which encodes MPLFILILILLILFGARTLPRMGQALGEKARKPVRQARWMMAWASGTEEEALAAEREYGRECAREFAAQFPGGASEGDRELVESIGAKLADAVGDGRRRFSFGAVRGPVANAYALPGGFVFITAPLLDLCERRRDEIAFFLAHEIGHVIRGHARDQLTAGALINAVARRLSGVGLLLREALAKGYSRSLELEADREAVRLVRGAGFDPGAARSALGRLAGVAPDNSGLAEYFSTHPALDERIRALEV